The DNA sequence CTTTCAAAGTATTATACAATTCTCTTCCAGCTGTACCAACGATGTTATGTGGTGGAAATAATTGAGTTTCTGGATGATATGGGTCATTTTCATGATGATAGTCCATCAAATAAAAAATGTCTTGTTCATTTTTGTTATAATCTTCAATTTTATTATGAATATTTTCTTCAATTAATTGTCCCGGTTCACCACAAGTTAAATTGCCATCTTTTGCTACAAAATCATTTGAAAAATCTACTACAATTAATGCTTTTTTCAAAAGAACGCCCCCCAATTGTCTATATTTAAGAATCAGTGTAAGATGTTTATAAAGAAAGTATACGCTAATTTAAGGTGGTTTTGAAGTTATGACAAGAACGATTAATGTAAAAAACTATGGTGCTAAAGGGAAGAATGGCGTTTTAGATACGATAGGTATTCAACTTGCGTTATTAGAAGCTAGAAAAGGGCCAGTAACAGTTTATATTCCTAAAGGTGAATATCATTTAATATATGAGTTAGTCATATACGAAAATACAACTTTAATATTACATGACAATGCAATAATCATTAGAAAAAACCCTACAGCTATGTTGAAAAATGGACATAAGCTAAAAAAATATTATGGCTATGATGGTCATAGTAACATCTCTATCATTGGTGGCACATTCGATGCTTTCGGTCATACAAACAATTCAAATAATACCATCATGTCTATTGGACACGCTAAAAATATACAAATTCATAATGTAACTTTCAAAAATGTAGTAGGTGGGCATGCAATCGATGCATGTGGGTTAGATGGATTTTATGTAAGTGACTGTAAATTTTTAGGGTTTCGTGATGATAGCGGTAAACGATTATTTAGTGAAGCCATTCAAATTGATATACAAACAAAAGGTGCGTTCCCTAAATTTGGTGCACCAGACGGAACAATAACGAAAAATGCTGTTATAGAAAATTGTTATTTTGGAAATTCTGGAGATAAAAATATGTCTGCATGGAATCGAGGAATAGGTTCACATGCAAGTATGTATGATTGTTTCTATGAAAACATCCATATACAAAATAACACTTTTGAAGGATTAGGGGATTATGCTATAACATTACTCAAATCTAAAGCAACAACAGTTACGAATAATACATTCATCGATTGTGAAGGCGGCATTCGCTATCATGCTGTACCAACTGGAAAATACTCATTAGATATCAATAAAGTTGATAGAGGCGCTCAAGCAGGCTCTACGTTACTTATAGGGCATAATACATTTAAAAATATAAAATCTAAACAAAGTATATTAATTAAGAGTTATGAAGATGCGATAAATAAAGATATTTATATATATCATAATCATTTTACAGATCAACAATCCGATAAAATACAATTTATCAACACTGCGGATATTTATTTGTTAAATAATATCAATTTATCTCAAATTAAACAGAAGAATGTAGAAGGATTAAAAGAAATTTCTAAAACAATATAATAAGGAAAAAAGAGAAACGAAGCGTAGGTGCTTCATTTCTCTTTTTTTATATTAAATATCTTTATTAAAATTACCTAACACATTTACTTTGAAATCAAGTGTTTTTAAAATTGTGATGACTTTTTGCATTTCTTCATCGTTTGTACTGCGATCAGCTTGAACGAAGAAATGGTACATGCCTAGTTGTGTTTTTAATGGACGTGATTCAATCCATGAAAGGTTGATGTTAAATAATGCAAATGCGTTTAATATGCTCGCTAACAAACCTGGTTTGTCTTCGGCAGGTGTGATAAGCAATATACTATCAGTTGCATTGATTACAGGTTTACTTTGTGATGATAATATTAAAAATCTTGTCGTGTTATGTGGATAGTCTTCAATATGTGTTTTGAGTGGCATAACATTTTCGTGACTATCTTCTAATCCGATTGGCGCAATGGCACCTGTATGTTCATCTATTTCATCTAAACTTTGAACTGTGCTGTTAGAATAACGATAAGTAAAGTTTTGTTCTTGGATGAATTTTGAAGTTTGATTAATAGCGGGTGCGATAGATACAACTTCTGTTATATCTTCTAATTTTGTTCCTTTATGTACATATAAAGCAAAGGAAATATCTAAATGTATTTCGTCTATTACGTGAACTTTTTGTTCAGTAAGAGAATCTGCAATGATATTAATCGTACCTTCTATAGAATTTTCAATCGGAGCAATGGCGATACTTTCTTTATCATGCTCTATAGCTTTTACAACTTCATATAAATTTGATTTAGGAATATATTCTGTAATGTTTTTTTCGGATTTATAATTTAGCGCAGCCATATGTGAAAACGTTCCTGTTGGCCCAAGGTAATATAACTTCATATGATACTTCCTTTCTAATGAAATGGACACGTATTACTTTTTTTCTTATATAAAAAATTAGGACTTCTAGTTTCGTTATCATAGCCTTTATGATAATTGTGAACGAGTGAAGGAGACAGTGGGGGTGCTAACCAACTCCATTTACCTGTAACTTTTCTATCAGCCAACGCTTCATTTTCCTCGAATTTCTTAAACTGTTTAGAAGCGGTATAGTGATCGATTATAGATACACCAGACTGTTTAAATGAATGGTAAACAGCGTAATTGAATTCAACTAAAGCTCGATCTCTCCAAAAAGTTGTCGTTGTTGACGTATCTAAATCAAAAGATTCGGCAATGTCTTTTAGTTTATTGTAGCGATAGTCATCTGTAAAATTTCTAACCCCGATTTCAGTCTCCATATACCAACCGTTAAATGGCGCAGTATGATAATAAAGGCCACCAATTTCTAAATCCATATTAGAAATAATGGGAACGGCATACCATTTCAAACCAAGTTGCTCTAATTTAGGATAATGATCATGCTTAATCAATACTTCTTTAATCAAACCTTCTGGGTAAGTATGATATTTTAAAGAACCATTGTTGATACGATAAATTAATGGCAAAATATCAAAGTCTGTTTTATCACTTTGCCAATTTAAATGTTGCGCAAGCTTAGTCGTATCAAATGACTTCGGATCACCACTATCTTCATAGCCAGCATATCTTATAAGTTGTTCGTTCTTAATTTCAATATCATTCGAATAGATGCTTATTAAAGGTCTGATTTTACCTTGATTAGTTGCAATCTTAATATGGTCCTCGATAGAATCGACAAATTTAGATTCATCCTTAATATGACGTAAATCTCTAACCATTAATTTATCCCAGAAAAGTCTTCCAATACAACGGTTAGAATTACGCCAAGCAACTTTAGCACCATACATGAGTTCTTCAGTCGTATGTGTATAAGTATTTGTTTCATTAATTTCATCAGTTATTTCTTGAATGCGTTGCTCTGTTATAACTTCTTTTATATTTAATTCTTTATGCATTTCTTTAATAAAAGCAGTCGCTTTATCTCGTAACATATTCACACCTCTATGTACTAGTATAAGCGACTGCTAACTTTTGACAATATATGATTTATGACAATTTTTTTTAATTTTTAACGATAAATAAAAAAAGTAGTTTTAATTACGGTTTACTGATGATAAATTCTAACGACCATTATTCGGAATTGTGACCGTTAGCGAGTTCTAACGACCATTATTCAGAATTGTGACCGTTAGCGGGTTCTAACGACCATTATTCGGAATTGTGACCGTTAGCGAGTTCTAACGACCATTATTCAGAATTGTGACCGTTAGCGGGTTCTAACGACCATTATTCAGAATTGTGACCGTTAGCGGGTTCTAACGACCATTATTCAGAATTGTGACCGTTAGCGTTCTCAACTGTCGTATCTCTTTACCAATTATCTACATCTTTTCGTTCGCCTTTAAAGTTTCCGGATTTGTTATGGCGTTCTTTTAATACTGCTTTTACTTCTTCGATTTTCACGCCTCTGTCATGTAATAAAACAAAGAGGTGATATAAGACGTCTGCTACTTCGTTTGTAAGTTCTAAATTATCGTGTTTCATTGCTGCGATGACGACTTCAAATGATTCTTCACCGTATTTTTTCGTGATTTTATCGATGCCTTCTTTTAAAAGGTAGTTTGTATAGGATTTTGAATTGTTTGAATCGACGCTTTGTTGAATTGTTTCTTCTAATGATTCGATTGTAAAAGGTTCATCAGTTTTGAAACAACTTTGGCTACCTGTATGACAAGTAGGGCCGTCTGGGTTTACTTGAATCAATATTGTGTCTTGGTCACAGTCTAATTTAATATCTATTACGTGTTGATAATTTTTAGAGCTTTCTCCTTTTTTCCATAAACGTTCTTTGCTTCTTGAATAAAACCAGCAAACTTTATCTTGAACTGTTAAGTTATAAGCTTCTTCATTCATATAACCTAGCATGAGTACTTGGCCAGTTTTGTAATGTTGCAAAATTGCAGGTATTAGACCTTTAGAAAAATCAGGTGTTAATGGGCTCATCTTACATTCACTCCTTCACTAGCTAAATGTGTTTTGACAGCTTGTATCGTTGTTTCTTTGTCATGGAAAATACTAGCTGCTAGTCCTGCAGAGACATCTGTAGATTTAAATAAATCAACAAAATGTTGGCTGTTTCCTCCGCCACCAGAAGCGATAACAGGTATCGTTACAAGTTTCGCAATGTTATTTAATAACTTATGATCGAATCCTTGTTTTACGCCATCATAGTCCATACTTGTAACGAGTAGTTCACCAGCGCCGAGTTCTTCGACTTCTTTAACCCAATCAAGAACTCGTTTATCTGTTCTTTGTTTGCCACCATGTGTGTAACAATACCAATCTTGATTGTCTGGTTCCCATTGTGCATCTATAGCGATACAAATACATTGTTTACCAAATTTATCACTTGCTTGTTTAATAAATTCAGGATTACGCAATGCGCTTGAGTTTAATGAAATTTTATCTGCCCCGTGGTTAAGAAGTGAGGAAATATCATCAAGTGTACTGATTCCGCCACCAATTGTAAGCGGGATGAATAATTTTGAAGCTGTTTCTGTAATAATATCAAGCATCATTTGATGACCATTCTCAGTTTTTGAAATATCTAAAAAAACGAGTTCATCTGCTTCTTCATTATTATAGTATTCAGCTAAATTAACAGGGTTACCGATATCTCTTAAACCTTTAAATTTTATCCCTTTGACTACACGGCCATCTTTAACATCGAGACAAGGAATGATTCTCTTTTTGATCATGAGATACCCTCCCAAAATGCATCAGTATTTGCAGCTTTTCCTACAATCGCAGCATGAACATTTAAGCTTTCTAATTTATCAATGTCTTCTTTATTTCTTATGCCACCTGAAGCGACAATAGGAATTGAAGTTGCTTCTACTAATTGACCTGTTAATTCAAAATTCGGTCCAGATAATTTACCGTCTTTAGATATGTCAGTATAAATAATGCCGCCTAAAGGTAATCCGTCAATTTTTTTAATAAAATCAAATAAATTTAAACCAGCATCATCAATCCAGCCATTTAATTTAATTTCTTCTACATAAGCATCTACTGATAAATATATTTTATTAGGAAATTGTTCTGTTATTTGTGTTAACCACTCTAAATCTTGAATGCCTTTTGTACCAACGATGATATATTGAATACCTTTATCGAAATAAGATTGGATTGTTTCAATTGTTCTTATGCCACCGCCAACTTCGATAGGTAAATCTGTTAATTGTACAAGTTGCTCTATGTAGTCTGATTCAGTTGGTTGTTGATTTTTAGCACCGATTAAATCGATAACATGAATTCTAGAAACACGTTCAAACTGTGAGTAAAATTTGATTGCTTCTTCAGCTGTACGATTCATTGCTTCTTTAGAATCATATTTACCTTCAGTTAATCGCACGCTTGTTGAGTCTATTAAGTCAATTGCTGGCCATATTTCAATCATTTAAAAAACCTTCTTTCAATGCTTGATCTAATATTTGAAGTCCATAGTCACCGCTTTTTTCAGGGTGGAATTGAATACCTATAATATTCTTTTGTTGAACGATAGCTGTGATTGGTTGTCCATAGTCAGCAGTTGCTACGATAGGTAATGGTGTAGAAACGTGATATGAATGTATAAAATAAACATCTTTATTTAATAATGGATGCTTACTTTGTAATGTATTCCAACCTAGATGAGGAACAGGGTAGGGACTTTCAATAGGAATAACTTTACCTTCAAGTATACCTAGACCATCTGTTGATCCTTCTTCACTAAAATCAAAAAGTACTTGCATACCTAAACAAATACCAATAATACGATGTGTATCTTTAATTTCATAAATGATTTTATCTAAACCACTTTTTTGTAATTGCTGCATGGCATCTTTAAAGTGTCCTACGCCTGGTAAAATAACATGTGTACTATTTTTAATTTTTTCTTCATCGGAAGTAAGTTCTGCTTCATAACCTAAATGAATTAAAGCACGTTCGATATTTTTTATGTTTCCTAATCCATAATCGATTATGGCGATCATTCGATCACACCCTTAGAAGAAGGGATGCCAGCATAATCACTTTCACTTAAAGCAATTTTGAGACTTCTAGCAAATGCTTTGAATATCGCTTCAATTTCATGATGTGTATTGCCGCCTCTAATTAAATCTACATGCGTCGTTAATCTTGCATTGATTACGAGCGCTCTGAAAAATTCTTCTACAAGTTCAGTATCAAATGTACCTACTTTTTCGCGAGAGAACGTTGCATTAAATGATAAAAATGGACGACCACTAATGTCTGTTACAACTCGAGCTAACGTTTCATCCATAGGAATATAAAATGAACCATATCTAGTGAAAGATTTTTTATCTTTAACAGCTTCAAGTAATAATTGACCGATTACGATACCAATATCTTCAACTGTGTGATGATCATCGACATACGTATCACCTTCGACATCGATATTTAACGATATGCCACTATGAAAAGTAAATAAAGTTAACATGTGATCTAAAAATCCAACACCTGTATTGATTTTAGATGCTTCATTATTTAATGATAGCTGTATATTGATTTTTGTTTCTTCAGTTGATCTTTGTTTTTGATAAGTCATATTGCATCCTCCACTCTTTAACAACTTTTTCTAATTCATCAAGTTCTGTTTCAGTAGCTATTGAATAGCGAACTGTATGATTCATATTTGGTTCATCATAAAATCTTGGGTAAAAACCGTGATCATAAATATATTGACCAAGATTTTTAGCTAAGTCTCCGTAAGTTAATACAAAGTTTGATTTTGATGGAAGTACATGAATAATATCACTTACATTGTCATTAAAAATGCTTCTTAGTTGAACACATAATTGACGTTGTCTTTTAAGTAATGATTGAACATGTTGTTTATCATCAAAAAGTGATTTAGCAATATTTAAAGTTAATGTATTTAATGGATAAGGATGCGCGATACTATTTAATGTGTTAATAGTCTTTTCAGTAGATATCACGATTCCAATTCTTAATCCTGCTAAAGCAAAAGCTTTACTTAACGTGCGCATTTGAATGACGTGATCTTGTAATTCGATTGAATAATCATCCCCAAAATCTAAATAAGCTTCATCAATTACAAAGTAACCACCAATTTCTTTCATTAATTCAGAAATAGCATTTAGAAACGCATCAGAGTATTGAATGCCTGACGGGTTATGTGGCACACTCATAATAAAAAATGCTGGTTTAATGCGTTTAATTTCGGATAATATTTTATCTAGTGAAAATGTATAATCAGGTTCTGCATCTACATAATAGATAGGTCGTTTAATTTGATTAGCATAAGCTGTATACATAAAGAAATCTGGATTGAGCGTTAATACAGGTCCATCTGGTAATGCAATCATACACTTTTGAATCCATTCATCAGAGCCGTTCGCTGCCGAAACTTGTTTAGGAGATAAGTTGTAGTAATTTGCATATGATTGTATGAATGCGTCATATTCTTGATCTGGATAAAAATTAAAATTAGCATTGGATATGATTTCACGTAATGCATCATCTTCCAGAGCGGGTATTGGGCTTTCATTTTTGTTAATTCTTATCATCTTTCACGACTCCTTGTTGTTAGATAATCTCACTTCGAGTGATTGTTTATGTTGATACAATCCTTCTTCATCAGCTATTTGAATTGCGCTAGGTGCAATTTCTTGGAAAGCATGTTCATCTAAATGAATAACAGAGTGACTTGTTAAGAAATCATTAACAGTTAATCCGTTTGAAAATCTTGCTGTTTGATCAGTAGGTAGAACATGGCTTGGTCCAGCAGAATAATCTCCAATTGCTTCAGGAGAATATTGACCTAAGAACATTGCGCCGACATATTTAATTTTACCTAAATATATGTTTGGTTCTGTCGTTTGAATAGATAAATGTTCTGGCGCGATATAATTTACAACTTCTATTGTTTCATTAACATCCGTCGTCAAAATA is a window from the Mammaliicoccus sp. Marseille-Q6498 genome containing:
- a CDS encoding glycosyl hydrolase family 28-related protein, producing the protein MTRTINVKNYGAKGKNGVLDTIGIQLALLEARKGPVTVYIPKGEYHLIYELVIYENTTLILHDNAIIIRKNPTAMLKNGHKLKKYYGYDGHSNISIIGGTFDAFGHTNNSNNTIMSIGHAKNIQIHNVTFKNVVGGHAIDACGLDGFYVSDCKFLGFRDDSGKRLFSEAIQIDIQTKGAFPKFGAPDGTITKNAVIENCYFGNSGDKNMSAWNRGIGSHASMYDCFYENIHIQNNTFEGLGDYAITLLKSKATTVTNNTFIDCEGGIRYHAVPTGKYSLDINKVDRGAQAGSTLLIGHNTFKNIKSKQSILIKSYEDAINKDIYIYHNHFTDQQSDKIQFINTADIYLLNNINLSQIKQKNVEGLKEISKTI
- a CDS encoding prephenate dehydratase domain-containing protein, coding for MKLYYLGPTGTFSHMAALNYKSEKNITEYIPKSNLYEVVKAIEHDKESIAIAPIENSIEGTINIIADSLTEQKVHVIDEIHLDISFALYVHKGTKLEDITEVVSIAPAINQTSKFIQEQNFTYRYSNSTVQSLDEIDEHTGAIAPIGLEDSHENVMPLKTHIEDYPHNTTRFLILSSQSKPVINATDSILLITPAEDKPGLLASILNAFALFNINLSWIESRPLKTQLGMYHFFVQADRSTNDEEMQKVITILKTLDFKVNVLGNFNKDI
- a CDS encoding nitric oxide synthase oxygenase; this encodes MLRDKATAFIKEMHKELNIKEVITEQRIQEITDEINETNTYTHTTEELMYGAKVAWRNSNRCIGRLFWDKLMVRDLRHIKDESKFVDSIEDHIKIATNQGKIRPLISIYSNDIEIKNEQLIRYAGYEDSGDPKSFDTTKLAQHLNWQSDKTDFDILPLIYRINNGSLKYHTYPEGLIKEVLIKHDHYPKLEQLGLKWYAVPIISNMDLEIGGLYYHTAPFNGWYMETEIGVRNFTDDYRYNKLKDIAESFDLDTSTTTTFWRDRALVEFNYAVYHSFKQSGVSIIDHYTASKQFKKFEENEALADRKVTGKWSWLAPPLSPSLVHNYHKGYDNETRSPNFLYKKKSNTCPFH
- the hisIE gene encoding bifunctional phosphoribosyl-AMP cyclohydrolase/phosphoribosyl-ATP diphosphatase HisIE, producing the protein MSPLTPDFSKGLIPAILQHYKTGQVLMLGYMNEEAYNLTVQDKVCWFYSRSKERLWKKGESSKNYQHVIDIKLDCDQDTILIQVNPDGPTCHTGSQSCFKTDEPFTIESLEETIQQSVDSNNSKSYTNYLLKEGIDKITKKYGEESFEVVIAAMKHDNLELTNEVADVLYHLFVLLHDRGVKIEEVKAVLKERHNKSGNFKGERKDVDNW
- the hisF gene encoding imidazole glycerol phosphate synthase subunit HisF, encoding MIKKRIIPCLDVKDGRVVKGIKFKGLRDIGNPVNLAEYYNNEEADELVFLDISKTENGHQMMLDIITETASKLFIPLTIGGGISTLDDISSLLNHGADKISLNSSALRNPEFIKQASDKFGKQCICIAIDAQWEPDNQDWYCYTHGGKQRTDKRVLDWVKEVEELGAGELLVTSMDYDGVKQGFDHKLLNNIAKLVTIPVIASGGGGNSQHFVDLFKSTDVSAGLAASIFHDKETTIQAVKTHLASEGVNVR
- the hisA gene encoding 1-(5-phosphoribosyl)-5-((5-phosphoribosylamino)methylideneamino)imidazole-4-carboxamide isomerase; this translates as MIEIWPAIDLIDSTSVRLTEGKYDSKEAMNRTAEEAIKFYSQFERVSRIHVIDLIGAKNQQPTESDYIEQLVQLTDLPIEVGGGIRTIETIQSYFDKGIQYIIVGTKGIQDLEWLTQITEQFPNKIYLSVDAYVEEIKLNGWIDDAGLNLFDFIKKIDGLPLGGIIYTDISKDGKLSGPNFELTGQLVEATSIPIVASGGIRNKEDIDKLESLNVHAAIVGKAANTDAFWEGIS
- the hisH gene encoding imidazole glycerol phosphate synthase subunit HisH, whose product is MIAIIDYGLGNIKNIERALIHLGYEAELTSDEEKIKNSTHVILPGVGHFKDAMQQLQKSGLDKIIYEIKDTHRIIGICLGMQVLFDFSEEGSTDGLGILEGKVIPIESPYPVPHLGWNTLQSKHPLLNKDVYFIHSYHVSTPLPIVATADYGQPITAIVQQKNIIGIQFHPEKSGDYGLQILDQALKEGFLND
- the hisB gene encoding imidazoleglycerol-phosphate dehydratase HisB; the encoded protein is MTYQKQRSTEETKINIQLSLNNEASKINTGVGFLDHMLTLFTFHSGISLNIDVEGDTYVDDHHTVEDIGIVIGQLLLEAVKDKKSFTRYGSFYIPMDETLARVVTDISGRPFLSFNATFSREKVGTFDTELVEEFFRALVINARLTTHVDLIRGGNTHHEIEAIFKAFARSLKIALSESDYAGIPSSKGVIE
- a CDS encoding histidinol-phosphate transaminase; amino-acid sequence: MIRINKNESPIPALEDDALREIISNANFNFYPDQEYDAFIQSYANYYNLSPKQVSAANGSDEWIQKCMIALPDGPVLTLNPDFFMYTAYANQIKRPIYYVDAEPDYTFSLDKILSEIKRIKPAFFIMSVPHNPSGIQYSDAFLNAISELMKEIGGYFVIDEAYLDFGDDYSIELQDHVIQMRTLSKAFALAGLRIGIVISTEKTINTLNSIAHPYPLNTLTLNIAKSLFDDKQHVQSLLKRQRQLCVQLRSIFNDNVSDIIHVLPSKSNFVLTYGDLAKNLGQYIYDHGFYPRFYDEPNMNHTVRYSIATETELDELEKVVKEWRMQYDLSKTKIN